Genomic segment of Oceanimonas sp. GK1:
GGCGCCCTTTACAGCAAGCCGGCGCTGTCCAACGCCCTGGCCCTGGGTAAGGACGGCGACGGCCTGGTGAGCGAGACCGCCCTGTCCTGGGAGCAGCGCCTGGGCGTGCGGGTTTACCCCCATACCCGGGTTGAGCGCATCGACCGGGAAAACAAGCGGCTGCACACCAGCATTGGCGAATATCCCTATGGCCGCCTGGTGCTGGCCACCGGCGCCTCGCCCATTCAAATTCCGGTGGCCGGCATCCCGGTGGCCGGCGAGCAAAGCGCCATGGTAAGCGTGAACGATTTGCTGGACTACCGCCGCTTTCGCGAACGGCTGGCCGGCAAACAGCACGTCACCATTCTGGGAGATGGCCTCATCGGCTGTGAGTTCGCCAACGATCTGGCGGCCCAGGGTATTGGCGTGACCGTGGTGGGGCTGGGCCAGTGGCCGATGGAGCGGCTTATTCCGCAACCGCTGGGTGAAGCCCTGCAACGGGCCCTGAGCGGCCTGGGCGTGGAGTGGGCGCTGCAAGACAGCATCAGCCGCATCGACGCCGCCGACGAGGGCTATTGCCTGCAATTGCAGAGTGGCCGTGAGCTGGCCACCGATCTGGTGCTGAGCGCCGTGGGGCTTAGGCCCAACACCGGCCTGGCCCAGGCCGCGGGGCTGGCCACCGGGCGCGGCATCAGTGTTGACCTGGCCCATGCCACCAGTGACCCCGCCATTTTCGCCCTGGGCGACTGTGCGGAAGTCGCCGGCCAGTGGGCCCCTTATATTGCCCCCATCAACCAGGCTATTCCCGCCCTGGTGGAGACCCTGCTGGGCCGGCCCACCGAGGCGACCCTCAAGGCTTCGCCGGTGCTGGTGAAAACCCCGGTGCTGCCGCTGTCGGTGCAACCGGCCATGGGCCCCGGGGAATGGCGGGTGGACGCCCACGGCGAAGAGCTGGCGGCGGGTTTTTACGGCGCCGATGGCAGCCTGAGCGGTTTTGCACTACTGGGCCGCGAGCTGCAGAGTCAGCGCAGCCAGTGGCTGGAACAACTTAATCCGGCCCGGAACGTGGCCTGAGGACAGACCCATGATTGCCTTACCGAACGACGACACCAGCTGCGGCTGGTACCAGGCGCTGCCCCAGGCAGCGCCGGCCACCCGGCTCAAGGGCCGGCAGCAGGCCGACTACGCGGTGCTGGGGGCGGGCTTTGCCGGCCTGGCCGCCGCCCGCCGGCTGGCCGAGCTCAAGCCCGAGGCGCGCATTGTGCTGGTGGATGCCCAACGGGTGGCGGAAGGCGCCTCCGGGCGCAACTCCGGCTTTGTCATCGACCTGCCCCACAAGTTCGCCCTGGAACACCCGGATCCGGTGCACAAGCAGAAACTGCTGGGCCTGAACCGGGCCGCCATCGCCCAGTTGCAGGGGCTGGTGGAGCGCCACGGCATTGATTGCCAGTGGTCCGCCGTGGGCAAGTACCAGGGGGCGGTGGGGGAGCGCGGCATCGCCTTTCTCGAGCACTTCGAGCACCTGATGAAGGACTTGGGCGAGCCCTACCACTGGGTGGACAAGGCCGAGCTGGGCAAGGTACTGGGTACCGGCTTTTACAGCCAGGCCATTTTCACCCCCGGTTGCTACCTGATGCAGCCGGCGGCCCTGGTGCGGGGCATGGCCGAGCACCTGCCGGAGAACGTGGAGTTGCTGGAGCAGTCGCCCATTCGTTCGCTGCGCCGCGAAGGCGGCCAGTGGCGGTTGCAGGGGGACGACGGCGAGATCCAGGCGCCAACCCTGTTGCTGGGGGCCAGCATCTTTACCCGGGAGTTTGGTTACCTGAAAAACCGGCTGCTGCCGGTGATGACCTTCGCCAGCTGGACCCGACCGCTGACCGACGACGAGCTGGCCCGCTACGGCGGCGAGCTGAACTGGGGCCTGACCCCGGCGGATCATGCCGGCACCACGCTGCGCATGACCGCCGACCGGCGCATTCTTATTCGCAACAGCTACAAGCACGTGCCCAAGTACGGTGCCAGTGTGAGTGATGGCATGCGCCGGAAAATTCGCGCCGATCATCGCCAGGCGTTTCTGGACCGTTACCCCGAATTGGCCGAAGTGCCCTTTACCCATACCTGGGGCGGCGTTTACGCCATCTCCCGCAACTTCACCAACTTCTTTGGTGAGCTGGAAGACGGCGTGTTTGCCAGCGCCTGTGACAACGGCGTGGGCGCGGCCTGGGGCACCATTTCCGGTACCCTGATGGCGGACATGGCGGTGGGCGCCGATTCCCAGGCGCTGCGGGACATTCGCCAGGTGACCGGCATGCCCAGCCTGAACCCGCCCGAGCCCTTGCTGGGGCTGGGAGTGAAAAGCCGGATTCGCCTCGCCAGGTGGCAGAGCAGGAGTGAACTGTGAAAGAAGTCAAACTCGTCGACAGCAAGGCTCTGGACTTTACCGTGCGGGGCGACTCGCCCGGCATGGCTTATGTCGCCCGGGCCCTGAGCCCGGACGTGTCGCCGAACATGGGCGTGGGCTTTGCCCGCTGGGAAGGGGCCGAAGTGGCCTGGACCGTACTTTACGACGAAGTGGTGTTCGTGATTGAAGGCTGCTTTGAGCTGACCGCCAATGGCAAAACGCACCAGGTTCGCCCCGGGCAGATGCTGTGGATCCCCGAAGGCACCGAGCTGGTGTACGGCGGCCACGCGCTGTTCGGTTATGTGGTTCACCCCGGCAACTGGAAGGAGCTGCACGGCCTGGCCTGAACATTTATACGTCTCCAAGCACTACCTTGCCGGCCTTTTGGCCGGCTTTTTTACCTTCAGGTAGCCGGGAACGGTGCTGCGGATCCACAGTGAATACCGCCTGCCCGGTACCGCAAAGACGACTCTGACGCCTCGGCATGCCGTTCGCGTAGCCAGTGCACCCAGGGGCGCGGTCTTCTGAGGCAACCGTGGTGGCGGTGCATATGGATGCCATCAACCATATGGGCCAGACCCGTGACAAGCTCAGCGGTTATGTTCGGGAGCATGAACTGGAGAAGCGGGTTGAGATCCCGAAAGACGGCGAAACGCTGATATTTTAATCTGAAGGGAGCCGCCTAGTTGACTGCTATTGCCGGCCTTTTGGCCGGCTTTTTTGTGCCTGACGGGCAGGACGGGAGAGAAGCTTACTGTTTGCACCAAGGTTGATACATAACCTGAAGTTATTGATTTTGTGCATGCCGAGTTGTCAGTCTTACCCCGCGGCCAGTGCGGGCCGTAAACGGCGGCCCGGCAGGCGTTGCAGCAGCAGGGCGGCGAGCACCACTGAGCCTCCCAGCCAGGCTTGCTGGCTGGGGGCTTCGTTCAAAGCCATCCACACCCAGAGCGGACCCAGCAGCATTTCCAGTAGCAGCAGCAGGCTGACTTCCGCCGCCGGCAGGTAGCGGGGGCCCTGGCTTATCAGGGCATAGGCCAGAGGCACCACCACCAGGCCGAGCAGGCCCAGCCAGAGGGCATCGGAGGCCGGCACCACCAGCACCGGCGCCTGACTGAAGGCTACCAGGGCGATGACCAGGCCGGCCGGTACCAGGGAGGGGGCCATGTTGAGCGGACGGGCGGCCCGATCGCACACCAGTTTGGCAGCCAGGCTGGCGGCACACAGCAGGGCGGTGAGATCGCCGGCCAGGTTGCCATCCCGGCTGCCCGACAGCAGCAGCATCAGTCCGGCCAGACACAGCCCCATGGCCAGCCAGGTGCGCGGCGCCACCTTTTCCTTCAGCAGCATGCGGCTCAACAGGGCGCCTATCAGCGGGGCGGCGGCGAGAATGATCAGGGTGTTGGCCACGCTGGTCAGGCGTACCGCCAGCACAAAGGTGATAGTGGTCACGGCATAGCACAGCGCCGAGCCCAGCATCAGCCGGCGTGGCAGCCGCACGGTGGGTCGGCAAAACAGCGCCAGGCTCAGGCTGAGCAGCAGGCCGCGCCAGAACAGCAAAGTCCAGTGATCGGCACTGATCAGGCGAATAAGCAGGGCGTCCAGGCTGAGCACGGCAACGCCGGCCAGGGTCAGGATAACGCCTTTGTGATGAGGGGACATGCCGGTCTCCGCAGGATGATAACTGCCGGCGAGCATGGCCTGTTTGCGGCGGCCGGACTGTGCTGAAAACGGCCTGATGAATGACGGAAACGACCTTCTTTCGCCACTCCCGTGAATACGGGAGTCCAGGGCCGGCGTGTTCGTGCTAGGCCACTCCCGCCCTGATGGCATGATCAGAAATAATGCCGGGCCCGAAAGTGGTGTTCGCCCGGGGCCATGTCGTTGCTGATGGCATTGAGAATGGAACTGGAGATCTGGCCGCTGTCGGCGTCAAAGGTGCTGCACAGGGCCAGGGTTCGGCGAATATCCACGCGCTGGCCCAGGTATTCCAGCACCACCCGGGTGCAGCTGGGAATGCGCTCGCCACTGGCCGAGGCGCCCAGGCGCAGGCCGCTCAGCCGGCCCACCCGGCTTTTGAAGGTGGGGATCAGTATGGTCTGGGTGATCTGGTTGCCGGTGAGGGATTCATAATCCACCAGAAAAATGCGGTCCGCCAGCAGGTGGGCCATGCCCAGATACTTGCTGTGATACACCCGCTCGCCCGGCGCCTGCTGCAGACGCTCGGTGCGCTGGTAATACACCCCGTTGCCCCGGCGCTCCAGGCACACCAGGTTGCGCAAAATCTTGCCCGGAAAGGCCATGGAATAATGGTATTCAAAGTAATAGCCCAGGTACTTTTCCAGCCCCTGGCAGTTGGCCTGCAGCAGGCTGATGTGGCTGGTTTCCGGGGGCGCTTCTTCGGTGGCCTGGGGTCTGGGCCTGACCTGGATCAGCAGCTCGAACTGGCTGTGGGGCATCAGTATTTCATGCTCTTCCACCCCGAAGAAATCACACAGCCGGCGCAGGCTGTGGGCCGACGGCTTGTAGCGGCCGCTCAGGTAGCGGTTGAACTGGGGGCGGTTGATCCTGAGCCGGCGACAGACCTCGGCCACCGACTTGTAGTAGCTGCAGAGCAGGCGCAGGTTTTTGGCAAAATCGTGGTGCATAGGGGCTCCCTGAATCGGTGCTCAAGTGTACCTAAAGTCACTTTTCTGCAACAGGGTGCAACAGTCTCTTTTTGGTGCACCCAGTGCGCCATTTCGCATCAGTTTGAGCCAGGGCGTCAAATATTCAGCCCCCCGTGCCTGCTGCTGTAATAAGGCTCTTTACAGTAGATTGCCGACAGGGCAGGTAACCAATGCAAACACGTATCGAAAAGGATTTACTGGGTGAACAGCCGGTGCCGGCCGAGGCCTGGTATGGCATTCAAACCCAGCGGGCGCAGCAGAATTTCACCATTACCGGGGTGCCCATCAGTCATTTTCCCGAGCTGATCCGCGCCCTGGCCATGGTCAAGGCCGCCGCCGCCCGGGCCAACCACCGGCTGGGCCTGCTGGCGCCCCACAAGGCCGAGGCCATTGAGGCCGCCTGCGCCGAGATCATGGACGGCGCCCTGCACGATCAATTTGTGGTGGATCTCATTCAGGGCGGGGCGGGTACCTCCACCAACATGAACGCCAACGAAGTGATCGCCAACCTGGCGCTGACCAAGCTGGGCCATGAGCGGGGTGACTACCAACACCTGCACCCCAACAACGACGTCAACCGCTGCCAGTCCACCAACGATGCCTATCCCACGGCGGCCCGGCTGGCCATTGTGTTTGCCGCCCAGCCGCTGAAGGCCGCCATTGCCGGGCTGCAGCAGAGCCTGGCCGACAAGGCCGGCGAGTTTGCCCATATTCTTAAAATGGGCCGCACCCAGATGCAGGACGCGGTGCCCATGACCCTGGGCCAGGAATTCGAGGCCTTCGCGGTCAACCTGGGGGAAGAAGAAGCCCGCATCGACGATGCCTGCCGGCTGCTGTGCGAGGTGAACCTGGGCGGCACCGCCATCGGTACCGGCATTAATGCCCACCCCGATTATGCGGTGCTGGCGGTGAGCCACCTGGCCGAGGTGTCGGGCCAGCCGGTGAGCCTGGCCAGTAACCTGGTGGAAGCCACCTCCGACATGGGCGCCTTTGTCACCTTCTCCAGCGTGCTCAAGCGGCTGGCGGTGAAGCTGTCCAAGCTGAGCAACGATCTGCGTCTGCTGTCCAGCGGCCCGCGCACCGGCCTGGGCGAGATCCGGCTGCCCGCCATGCAGCCCGGCTCGTCCATCATGCCCGGCAAGGTGAACCCGGTGATCCCCGAGGCGATGAACCAGACCGCCTTTCAGGTGATCGGGGCCGATCTGGCGGTGACCCTGGCGGCAGAAGCCGGCCAGTTGCAGCTGAACGCCATGGAGCCGCTGATCATCTATAACCTGCTGAACTCCAGCCGCATGCTGGGGGAAGCCATTCGCATGCTGGACACCCGCTGTGTGCAGGGCATTGAAGCCAACGAGGCCCAGTGTGCCGCCCATGTGCACAACAGCATCGGCATCATTACCGCCCTGGTGCCCCACATCGGTTACGACAATGCCAGCCGCATCGCCAACCAGGCGCTGATGAGCGGCGCCACCGTGGCCGAGCTGGTGCGGGAAGAGCAGCTGCTCAGTGAAGAGCACCTGGCGGCGGTGCTGAGCCCGGCCTCCATGCTGGCCCCCGGCCTGATCTGAGCCGCCACCAGGGTGTGACCCCAATACAAAGCCGGTCGATGACCGGCTTTGTGCTGTTTGAACAAGGGGCCCGGGTTCAGGCCACCAGCGGGTGTGCCGCCGGCTCTCGCAGCAGCCGGCCAAAGCCGGGGATCTGTGGCGGGTGGCCGGCCAGGTGCAGGGCATGCCAGAACATGGCCTGATTGGAGCTCACCACCGGCAGGTTAATGTGTTGTTCCAACTGCTCCAGCACCGAGAGCGCCCGCAGGTTGGTACAGGACAAAAAGACCCCGTCGGCGTCGCAACCACTCAGCAGGGCCGTCGTTGCCTCCATGATGGCGTCGGGATGAATGGCGGGAATGTCCGTGTCCAGCGTCAGGGCAAAGGCACCGAAGGCCACCACCTCGAACCCGGCCTGTTGCAGGGCCAGATAGAGGGGCCGGTTCACCTCGGTGTTATAGGGGGTCAGCACCGCCAGGCGATGAATGCCCAGGTGGCGCAAGGCCGACAGGCTGGCCTGCCAGGGGTTGGTGGTGGGCAGCCCCGGACGCTCCCGGGTCAGGCGTTCGGCCACGGCGTCGTTGCCCAGCAGCATGCTGGCGGAGGTACAGCCAAAGGCCATCACATCCAGTGGCAGCCCTGGCGCCACCAGTCCGGCGGCATCGGCAATGTGGTCGCCGGTGGCCTTGAGGGAGGTGGGGGTCATCAGGCTGTTGTAGGGCATGCGGGTGCTGTAAATTTCCACTCCGGGCCCGGCCAGCCGGTGCCAGTCGTTTTCCAGGGTGTAATCGCTCATTAACTGTACCAGGCCAATACGGACCTGTGCCCGGCGAACATCGTTGAAGAAGGGGTAAACCTGCTCCAGAGCAGTAAAGGTGTCGTGATCGTGACCCATGTGCGTATCCTTGCGCCATCACGGCCGAACAGGTTCGGCCAATCGCAGGTGGCCGGGGTGGCCACCTGTATATATTACGTCTGATGTTTGAGTGTTGTGGGTTAGCCGGCCAGGCGGTCGGCGGTGTAATTGGCGATGGCGGTATCCTGTACCCCGGTGCCGCTCAGATCGCACAGGGTGATCTGCTGCGGGCTGGTGCGCAACTGCCGCGCTTCGGCAATCACCTGGCCCAGTTCAAACACCGGCTTGGTAAAGGGGCCGGGGAAATGGTGCAGCTCGCCAATCACCTCCGACTGGGCCCGCCGGTCCACCACCAGCACATCCGCATTGGCCAGAATGGCCGGCTCCAGCTCCTGCTTGTGGCTGTTGTCCGAGCCCATGGCGGTGACATGGGTGCCGGGACGCAGATCGGCCCAGTGCAGCACCGGGCTGGAGGCGGGGGTGGTGGTCACCACAATATCGGCGGCGGCACAGGCAGCGGCCGCGCTTTGGTGTACCGTCACCGGCAATCCGTATTGCTGGGCCATGCGCTTTTGGTAAGCGGCCATTTTGTCGGCGTTGCGGGCAAAGACGTGCACTTCCCGTATCGGACGGACCAGCCTCAGGGCGGCCACCTGCAGTTCGGCCTGCAGGCCGGCGCCGATCACCGCCACGGCATGGCTGTCTTGCCGGGACAGGTGTTTGGCGGCAATGGCGCCGGCCAGGGCGGTGCGGATGTCGGTGAGGTAGCCTTCGTCAAACAACACCGAGTCCACCAGGCCGGTTTTGGCCGAGAACAGCACCATCAGGCCGTTGAGGCTGGGCAGGCCGAGTTTGGGGTTGTCAAAAAAGCCGGGGCTTATCTTGATGGCGAATCTGTCCTTGCCGCGGATATGGGCGGTTTTGACATCCACTTCGCCGTTGCTCTCGCTGATATTCATGCTGAGCACCGGCGGCATGGTGACCTCGCCCCGGCCCAGGGCGGCAAAGCCGGCTTCCACCGCCGCCAGCGCATCCCCGGTCAGGCCGGTCACCTCGGCGATTTGTGCTCTGTGGTAAATCTTCATCTGTGGCTCCAACGCGGAATGTTGCAAAAGGCGGTCGTTAACCAAGGCTGGCGGTGGCGATGACCCGGGCCTGGTCCAGGGTGTCCAGGGCCACATTATGGCCGCTGACCACAAACACCACCTGCTGGCCGCGCACGTCCAGATGGTGTTGTTCGATGGCAGCCACCCCCACCACGGCGGCCCCTTCCACCAGCATTTTTTCCTGCTCGGCAAAGTGCACCATGGCGCGGGCAATGGCGTCTTCGCTGACCAGGTAGGACTGGTCCATCACTCGGCGAACCACCTCAAAGCTGTATCGGTTAGTCAGGCCGATGCCCCCGCCCAGGCTGTCGGCAAAGGATTCGTATTCGGTCACCTGTACCGGCCGGCCTGCTTCCAGGCTGGCCACCATGGCCGCGCCCCTGTCCATGGTGACGCCGATCAGTTCAACGGCGGGGTTCACGCTCTTGACCGCAATGCCGATGCCGCCCAGCAGGCCGCCTCCGGACAGGCCGGCAAAGATGGTGTTCACCTGTGGCAAGTCCTCCAGAATTTCCAGGCCGATGGTGCCCTGACCGGCAATAATGTCCGGATGGTCAAAGGGAGGCAGGTAGGTCATGCCCTGCTCCTCTACCAGGCGCAGGGCCTCTACCTCGGCCTCGTCCTGGGAATTACCGATAATGCGCACGTCGGCACCCAGGGCGCGAATGGCGGCGACCTTGTTGGCCGGCACCAGCCGGGACAGGCAGATAATGGTGTTGACGCCGAGTTTGCTGCCGGCATAGGCGATGGCGCGGCCGTGGTTGCCGGTGGAGCAGGTGACCACGCCGCGCTGGCGTTGTTCGTCGGTCAGCTTGCTCATGGCAAAGGTGGCCCCCCGCAGCTTGAAGGCGCCGATGGGTTGCAGGGTTTCCAGCTTGAGCCAGGCCTCGCAGCCAAAGCGCCGGGACAGTGACTCGGAACGGATTAACGGGGTTCTGACCACTCGGCCCTGCAATGCCTGCCTGGCCAGGAAAACCTGATGTGGGCCGGGAATAAGGGAAGTTGCTGGCATGGGTGTGTTCTTCATGGGTTGCTACCGCAAAAGCGAGGATCGCTGGACGATCCTCGCTGGGTTGTGGTGTTACTGTGTTTCGGCTAATGCCGCGCCGGATTACTTGGCGTTCCAGTCACCGCTGCTGATCAGCTTGTCGGTCACCTTGTTGACCGCCCGCAGGGTGCGCTCAACAATGTCGTCCACTTCGCCCTTGGTCACCACCAGCGGCGGGGCAAAGCCCAGAATGTCGCCATGGGGCATGGCGCGGGCAATCAGGCCCTGCTCCAGACAGGCGGCGGCAATTTGCGGACCCACCTTGAGGTTGGGATCGAAGTGCTCGCGCTTGGCCTTGTTGCTGGAGAATTCCAGGGCGTGCAGCAGGCCCACACCGCGGCTTTCTCCTACCAGCGGGTGGTCGGCAAAGGCTTGCTGCATGCGTTGCTGCAGGTAGGCACCGGTGTCACGGGCATTACCGACCAGGTTTTCACGGGCGATGATGTCCAGGTTGCACAGGGCGGAAGCGGCACCCATGGGGTGGCCGGAATAGGTGTAGCCGTGGCCGATGGCGCCCCACTGATCGGTACCCTGCTCCAGTACGCTCCATACCTTTTCGCCCACGATCACGCCGGACAGCGGCTGATAGGCGGAGGTCAGGCCCTTGGCCACGGTCATCAGATCCGGCTTCATGTCGTAGTAGAGGGAGCCGAAATCGGCGCCCAGGCGACCGAAACCACACACCACTTCGTCGGCGATCAGCAGAATGTCGTACTTGTCGAGCACCTTGCGGATTTCGGTCCAGTAGCCCTCGGGCGGCGGCACGATACCGCCGGTACCCAGCACCGGCTCGCCGATCATGGCGGCAACGGTATCCGGACCCTCGGCCAGGATCATCTCTTCCAGCTTGGCGGCGCAGTACTTGGAGAACTCCAGCTCGCTCATGTTGTCATCGGGGCGGCGGTAGTAGACCGGCGCTATGGTGTGCTTGATGCGCTCCAGCGGCAGATCGAAGTGGGCATGGAACAGCGGCAGACCGGTCATGGAGCCGGACGCGATGCTGGAGCCATGGTAGCCGCGATCCCGGGAGATCACCTTTTTCTTCTGGGGCAGGCCGCGAGCGTTGTTGTAGTACCACACCAGCTTGAGCTGGGTCTCGTTGGCGTCGCTGCCGGACATGCCGTAGTACACCTTGCTCATGCCGGCGGGGGCCATCTTGATGATGCGGTCGGACAGCTCGATCAGCGCCTCGTTGGTGTGGCCCACATAGGTGTGGTAGTAGGCCAGCTTCTTGGCCTGCTCGTAGATGGCCTCGGCCATTTCGGTGCGGCCGTAGCCGATGTTCACGCAGTACAGGCCGGCAAAGGCATCGATCAGCTCCACACCTTCGGAGTCCTGGATGCGAATGCCCTGGGCGCCGGTGATGATGCGGCCGCCCACTTCACC
This window contains:
- a CDS encoding cyclodeaminase encodes the protein MKIYHRAQIAEVTGLTGDALAAVEAGFAALGRGEVTMPPVLSMNISESNGEVDVKTAHIRGKDRFAIKISPGFFDNPKLGLPSLNGLMVLFSAKTGLVDSVLFDEGYLTDIRTALAGAIAAKHLSRQDSHAVAVIGAGLQAELQVAALRLVRPIREVHVFARNADKMAAYQKRMAQQYGLPVTVHQSAAAACAAADIVVTTTPASSPVLHWADLRPGTHVTAMGSDNSHKQELEPAILANADVLVVDRRAQSEVIGELHHFPGPFTKPVFELGQVIAEARQLRTSPQQITLCDLSGTGVQDTAIANYTADRLAG
- a CDS encoding aspartate ammonia-lyase — protein: MQTRIEKDLLGEQPVPAEAWYGIQTQRAQQNFTITGVPISHFPELIRALAMVKAAAARANHRLGLLAPHKAEAIEAACAEIMDGALHDQFVVDLIQGGAGTSTNMNANEVIANLALTKLGHERGDYQHLHPNNDVNRCQSTNDAYPTAARLAIVFAAQPLKAAIAGLQQSLADKAGEFAHILKMGRTQMQDAVPMTLGQEFEAFAVNLGEEEARIDDACRLLCEVNLGGTAIGTGINAHPDYAVLAVSHLAEVSGQPVSLASNLVEATSDMGAFVTFSSVLKRLAVKLSKLSNDLRLLSSGPRTGLGEIRLPAMQPGSSIMPGKVNPVIPEAMNQTAFQVIGADLAVTLAAEAGQLQLNAMEPLIIYNLLNSSRMLGEAIRMLDTRCVQGIEANEAQCAAHVHNSIGIITALVPHIGYDNASRIANQALMSGATVAELVREEQLLSEEHLAAVLSPASMLAPGLI
- a CDS encoding cupin domain-containing protein encodes the protein MKEVKLVDSKALDFTVRGDSPGMAYVARALSPDVSPNMGVGFARWEGAEVAWTVLYDEVVFVIEGCFELTANGKTHQVRPGQMLWIPEGTELVYGGHALFGYVVHPGNWKELHGLA
- a CDS encoding helix-turn-helix transcriptional regulator; translated protein: MHHDFAKNLRLLCSYYKSVAEVCRRLRINRPQFNRYLSGRYKPSAHSLRRLCDFFGVEEHEILMPHSQFELLIQVRPRPQATEEAPPETSHISLLQANCQGLEKYLGYYFEYHYSMAFPGKILRNLVCLERRGNGVYYQRTERLQQAPGERVYHSKYLGMAHLLADRIFLVDYESLTGNQITQTILIPTFKSRVGRLSGLRLGASASGERIPSCTRVVLEYLGQRVDIRRTLALCSTFDADSGQISSSILNAISNDMAPGEHHFRARHYF
- a CDS encoding FAD-binding oxidoreductase, with product MIALPNDDTSCGWYQALPQAAPATRLKGRQQADYAVLGAGFAGLAAARRLAELKPEARIVLVDAQRVAEGASGRNSGFVIDLPHKFALEHPDPVHKQKLLGLNRAAIAQLQGLVERHGIDCQWSAVGKYQGAVGERGIAFLEHFEHLMKDLGEPYHWVDKAELGKVLGTGFYSQAIFTPGCYLMQPAALVRGMAEHLPENVELLEQSPIRSLRREGGQWRLQGDDGEIQAPTLLLGASIFTREFGYLKNRLLPVMTFASWTRPLTDDELARYGGELNWGLTPADHAGTTLRMTADRRILIRNSYKHVPKYGASVSDGMRRKIRADHRQAFLDRYPELAEVPFTHTWGGVYAISRNFTNFFGELEDGVFASACDNGVGAAWGTISGTLMADMAVGADSQALRDIRQVTGMPSLNPPEPLLGLGVKSRIRLARWQSRSEL
- a CDS encoding NAD(P)/FAD-dependent oxidoreductase, which produces MIEITNDEPAPVAAVAEVATPAAEPALEPVVIIGTGHGGYQLAVALRARSPELPITLFTADDGALYSKPALSNALALGKDGDGLVSETALSWEQRLGVRVYPHTRVERIDRENKRLHTSIGEYPYGRLVLATGASPIQIPVAGIPVAGEQSAMVSVNDLLDYRRFRERLAGKQHVTILGDGLIGCEFANDLAAQGIGVTVVGLGQWPMERLIPQPLGEALQRALSGLGVEWALQDSISRIDAADEGYCLQLQSGRELATDLVLSAVGLRPNTGLAQAAGLATGRGISVDLAHATSDPAIFALGDCAEVAGQWAPYIAPINQAIPALVETLLGRPTEATLKASPVLVKTPVLPLSVQPAMGPGEWRVDAHGEELAAGFYGADGSLSGFALLGRELQSQRSQWLEQLNPARNVA
- a CDS encoding EamA family transporter, with product MSPHHKGVILTLAGVAVLSLDALLIRLISADHWTLLFWRGLLLSLSLALFCRPTVRLPRRLMLGSALCYAVTTITFVLAVRLTSVANTLIILAAAPLIGALLSRMLLKEKVAPRTWLAMGLCLAGLMLLLSGSRDGNLAGDLTALLCAASLAAKLVCDRAARPLNMAPSLVPAGLVIALVAFSQAPVLVVPASDALWLGLLGLVVVPLAYALISQGPRYLPAAEVSLLLLLEMLLGPLWVWMALNEAPSQQAWLGGSVVLAALLLQRLPGRRLRPALAAG
- a CDS encoding aspartate aminotransferase family protein, whose translation is MTIDTKKLLEIDRNTVFHASTHLKQYAHGEVGGRIITGAQGIRIQDSEGVELIDAFAGLYCVNIGYGRTEMAEAIYEQAKKLAYYHTYVGHTNEALIELSDRIIKMAPAGMSKVYYGMSGSDANETQLKLVWYYNNARGLPQKKKVISRDRGYHGSSIASGSMTGLPLFHAHFDLPLERIKHTIAPVYYRRPDDNMSELEFSKYCAAKLEEMILAEGPDTVAAMIGEPVLGTGGIVPPPEGYWTEIRKVLDKYDILLIADEVVCGFGRLGADFGSLYYDMKPDLMTVAKGLTSAYQPLSGVIVGEKVWSVLEQGTDQWGAIGHGYTYSGHPMGAASALCNLDIIARENLVGNARDTGAYLQQRMQQAFADHPLVGESRGVGLLHALEFSSNKAKREHFDPNLKVGPQIAAACLEQGLIARAMPHGDILGFAPPLVVTKGEVDDIVERTLRAVNKVTDKLISSGDWNAK
- the eutB gene encoding hydroxyectoine utilization dehydratase EutB, with the translated sequence MPATSLIPGPHQVFLARQALQGRVVRTPLIRSESLSRRFGCEAWLKLETLQPIGAFKLRGATFAMSKLTDEQRQRGVVTCSTGNHGRAIAYAGSKLGVNTIICLSRLVPANKVAAIRALGADVRIIGNSQDEAEVEALRLVEEQGMTYLPPFDHPDIIAGQGTIGLEILEDLPQVNTIFAGLSGGGLLGGIGIAVKSVNPAVELIGVTMDRGAAMVASLEAGRPVQVTEYESFADSLGGGIGLTNRYSFEVVRRVMDQSYLVSEDAIARAMVHFAEQEKMLVEGAAVVGVAAIEQHHLDVRGQQVVFVVSGHNVALDTLDQARVIATASLG
- a CDS encoding aspartate/glutamate racemase family protein, whose product is MGHDHDTFTALEQVYPFFNDVRRAQVRIGLVQLMSDYTLENDWHRLAGPGVEIYSTRMPYNSLMTPTSLKATGDHIADAAGLVAPGLPLDVMAFGCTSASMLLGNDAVAERLTRERPGLPTTNPWQASLSALRHLGIHRLAVLTPYNTEVNRPLYLALQQAGFEVVAFGAFALTLDTDIPAIHPDAIMEATTALLSGCDADGVFLSCTNLRALSVLEQLEQHINLPVVSSNQAMFWHALHLAGHPPQIPGFGRLLREPAAHPLVA